In Mytilus galloprovincialis chromosome 1, xbMytGall1.hap1.1, whole genome shotgun sequence, the following are encoded in one genomic region:
- the LOC143058806 gene encoding uncharacterized protein LOC143058806: MASSKPIPCGPCQEGKVKTKADIWCYNCDEGLCSTCSDHHKRIKSSRDHKTIDIKSYKPSIQAIKTECDKHGQQLNLYCPSHLMPCCDECISTNHSKCIGIKSLAGVVEKTKIQKSKESVEKDFNSILHLLDKVVNNKSTNIKTGEQQCEGIKKSFHKIREKINKHLDHLEKKLCQETNDLWDQEKSTARDFISECKEEKTKLKKIQEHLHRIETHTSKLHSFLGIHQLEQQVHQYQHYVENLEKDNRTKAFDIKMKQNDEIETILKKLRSLESLGDVMVVKTETDLNRETSVRRKAQVESRVQSNINNMTMNIETKIEINIKKDTSDIICLMDGRFIVVEAGGEVNLLTSDGKLQKQLPIPGEAWGVTQINQNTIAITYPQETAIKIFNMENDTVTKVITLDKDCWGLSFYNNSLAVGLSSNEIRIIDLEGNTQKSIQVESKSDLEYIVYCNDRVIYSDDDGEAVYCYDESGKQIWQYTQDLLGPWGLCTDTYGNIIVVECESNRIIVISKDGHDSKVLISKEDELEYPCCICFKHNESSGFICNFNGTYLAKFNLSSG; this comes from the coding sequence ATGGCAAGCAGTAAGCCTATACCATGTGGACCTTGTCAAGAAGGAAAAGTAAAGACTAAAGCTGACATCTGGTGTTACAATTGTGATGAAGGATTATGTTCAACATGTTCTGATCATCATAAAAGAATAAAATCATCTCGTGATCATAAAACTATTGATATCAAAAGCTATAAACCCTCCATCCAAGCTATCAAAACAGAATGTGACAAACATGGTCAACAACTCAACTTGTACTGTCCTAGTCATTTAATGCCTTGCTGTGATGAATGTATTTCTACCAACCATTCAAAATGTATAGGAATAAAAAGTTTGGCAGGTGTTGTGGAGAAAACTAAGATACAAAAATCCAAAGAATCTGTGGAGAAAGATTTCAACTCCATCTTACATCTCTTGGATAAAGTGGTAAATAATAAATCAACAAACATCAAAACTGGAGAACAACAATGTGAAGGCATAAAGAAATCATTCCACAAAATTAGggagaaaataaataaacatttagatCACCTTGAGAAAAAGTTATGTCAAGAAACAAACGACCTCTGGGATCAGGAAAAATCAACAGCAAGAGATTTCATTTCTGAATGTAAAGAGGAAaagacaaaactaaaaaaaatacaagaacattTACATAGAATAGAAACACATACTTCAAAACTTCATTCATTTCTAGGCATACACCAGCTTGAACAACAAGTACACCAATATCAACATTATGTGGAAAATCTGGAAAAAGATAACAGGACAAAAGCTTTTGACATCAAAATGAAGCAAAATGATGAAATAGAAACCATACTAAAGAAATTAAGATCATTAGAATCCCTAGGAGATGTAATGGTTGTTAAAACAGAAACAGACTTGAATAGAGAAACCAGTGTGAGGAGGAAAGCACAAGTAGAATCACGAGTACAATCcaacataaacaacatgacaaTGAATATAGAGACAAAGATAGAGATCAACATAAAAAAGGATACTAGTGACATAATTTGTCTGATGGATGGTAGATTTATAGTAGTGGAAGCTGGGGGTGAAGTTAACCTACTTACTTCTGATGGCAAACTACAGAAACAGTTACCTATACCTGGTGAAGCCTGGGGTGTTACACAGATCAATCAGAACACTATAGCCATAACTTATCCTCAGGAGACAGCCATTAAGATCTTTAATATGGAGAATGACACAGTTACCAAAGTTATCACATTAGACAAAGATTGCTGGGGATTATCATTCTACAATAATTCTCTGGCTGTAGGTTTGAGTAGTAATGAAATCCGTATTATAGACTTGGAAGGAAATACACAGAAGTCAATACAAGTTGAGAGTAAATCAGACCTGGAGtacattgtttattgtaatgACAGAGTAATCTATAGTGATGATGATGGTGAAGCAGTATACTGTTATGATGAATCAGGTAAACAGATCTGGCAATATACACAGGATTTATTAGGACCATGGGGACTTTGTACAGATACATATGGTAACATTATTGTAGTAGAATGTGAATCTAATAGAATAATAGTTATATCAAAAGATGGACATGATAGTAAAGTACTGATCAGTAAAGAGGATGAACTGGAGTATCcttgttgtatttgttttaaacataatgAGTCTTCGGGATTTATTTGTAATTTCAATGGCACATACTTGGCAAAATTCAATTTATCTTCTGGATGA